In Mangifera indica cultivar Alphonso chromosome 14, CATAS_Mindica_2.1, whole genome shotgun sequence, the DNA window ATACTTctacaaaaaatatttacaaaaacatgtatatatatgaaagcAAGTAAGACTTCCACGTGAAAGGTAAAAAGAGAAGCAAACAAGAACATAAGGAATATATTCTCTGGTTGTCAATGAATTATTCAAGTCAGTGCATTATTCATGTTAgtgtattattcatatatattcattataatattccCTTTTCatgcattatttatatatattcattatacttgttaaaaatatgacatttttaatagttaaatccGGAGAAAGTTGATTGACGTCAATTATTAATGGAAAAAGCAAGTGTTGGCGTTGACGCCAACCCTTCTTTTTTCcccatttaaattaattttctatgaTATTTGACTTCTAGCTCACATTGGAAGTGATCAATGGCTAtcttattatcttaattttcaattattattatattatatattatattattatcttattatttcaaataattttcattaatgtaaaatatcttttaaaattgtGAAGGgaataagttataaaaaaaaaaagagaatttttatATGAGTtacattaagaaaaatattttaaaaaagtagaTTAATgttgtgatatatttatttaaattttaatataaatgacatatatgtatatacaaattaaaataaggggaaaaattTCAATTCCCTTTATTTTGGTCGAGCGAGTAAAATGCACACATGGCTGCTTTTATTTTGCGAGCAGAAACCAGAAAACGACGACTGACGGCGGCTCAACCTCCTACGCAGAAAGATGGCGTTGCAGGCTGGAGTTCAAACCTCCAAAGTTCTCATCCTCCTCGGCGCAGGTTTCTCTCTATATTCACCGCTGATTCGATACTTCAAATTTCGATCATTCTAAGTGCTTAATTTATCTCTTGAGAGTCTTTCTTGATTCCTTACCATCTGGTCTTCTCTGAACAAATCTTCATTAGATTTTCGATTACTATTACCGTATTAATTACAATTGTTGTGCTCTTAAAAAAAGGGGTTGCATTTGACgttaaatttaggatttttttggCAGAAACACTTATGTTGATCGTAGCTGAACTCAACTCTCCATTAGTTTGCTTtattgtttttcctcttttatgtATTGTTGTTTATTTGTTATTGTGCTATTTTTCTAATCTGAGTGTTTTCCAATGATTTAGGTCTGACTGGTTCGATTGTTTTGAGGAGTGGAAGATTGTCCGAGCTTATCGCCCAGCTTCAAGAATTACTTAAGGGAGTCGATGAGGTTCAGACTTCACCATTTAAATATGATAGTGCACTTCTCGCGGCTCAGGTATCGTGAATCCTTTATACTCTGACTAGAAGTTAGAACAAGTTCAGTTgtaaaaatatagattttcctattgatatttcataaaaaatttcaagtatCTGAGACCTACCTGGCTGGTTTAGTATTACGGTTATTATGATGACAAGGAGTTGGTTTTTGTGCTCTAGTCTAAAAGAACTGGGAATATAAATCCCATTGTTGTTTAGTTAATTGCTGACCATTGAAGCTGTGAGCTACATCCTTGACCGGGAATGACTTTATATTACTTGGCAGCTTTGTCTTGTATTTAAATTGTCTTAGttagaaatgaaaattatttgtgTGTcgaatggtgaaattcaaaacaaGGTAACAGTTTTCCAATAGTTGGGatcatttctttctttattttctttgtttctatTGAGTAAAGGGGTTCTAAAGATTaatgtatttatctatttatgtgCTTTCTTCTGCTTTCACCCTAGATTCGACAGTTGTCACAAGAGATCAAAGAGTTAGCCTTATCCAATCCTGTGACCATCTTCAACGGAAGTTCTTCATCTAGTGGTAGGTATATCAagtttgttaataaattattgtaCGGATTAAATTGTGAAGCCAGAGTTGCTGTCTTTACTTTAGGAAAATTTCTAAGGACTTGATTAAGTGACCAATTACTGATAAGCTGTTAAGATGTATTGTTTGATcaaacaagaaatgaaaattgaagaacTTCAATGATCAAAATTGTTGAGCTAAGACCAAAGtagaaatattttctttatcatgTTGTGTAGTTTTACTGAAGTAGGTCTACAAGCTTCACCTTTTAGATTATAAACTACCATTTTCCCTTGATCTGTTAGTATAGATATCTACCCACCAAATATAAGGTTTTATtggtttatcatatttttcaattcagTGGCTTCACACCCCTCCTCCCAAAcactgcaaaaaaaaaaaaaaatctccagCAACTCCTTTGTGATTTACTTGCATCACACTTTGGTATAGAAATGTCATAtcttgtgtttaaattttttgtatgaaataattatatatgtggTGTTTTTGCTGAACATTGAGACATTTGTACAGATCTCACATATTTCCTTTGCGCACAGGAAGTTATGCATCTTATCTAATGCCAGCTGCTGCCCTTGGAGCAATGGGATACTGTTACATGTGGTGGAAGGTaaaattttcactcatggttctAAGCCCAAGCATTTACCAGCTCATGGCTTTTGGTGTTGAGCTAGTGAGCATGTTGTTTTTGCTGATTTATTGgtgaattttgattaattgtttCCTTTGCAGGGATTGTCATTTTCAGATGTATTGTTTGTCACGAAGCATAACATGATCAATGCTGTTGCAACTGTATCAAAGCAGTTAGAGCATGTATCTGAAGCAGTGGCTGTAAGTAGGAATGGTTTGCCTGTGTTATTTCTTCTTTCCCAGAGAGTACTTCCATTTACATGGACTAATTGTGCAGTCAACAAAGAGAAATCTTTCAAAGAGGCTCGAAACTGTGGATTGGAAATTGGAGGAGCAGATGGAAATGTCGAAGCTTATTACAAATGATGTagataacatttttacccttttgAGCTTTCTACATATTAATGCAACTTAACCATCGGAGATCTTGTTTAATCGAAAGGGATGTTATGTGCACTTATAATGAATACCAATTTGGTAACCAATGATGATGTGCCACTATATAATTGAgcgtttttttattattattttaaaattactcaatcacatagtgaCGTATCATCACTAGTACCCAAATTGGTGTTCATTAGAAGTGCACATGCTTTTATTGATTTTTCCTTCatgaatattttgatatgaataaGATATTATTAACTATTGAtgttatgatgatatatatactatatttcATTGACCTAATTATGCATCCATAACTATATTTGATTACAGTGTTAGTTGCATGCAGGTAAACACAATGAAGTCAAACCTTTCTGAGATTGGGTGTGACATTGAAATGATTCATCAAATGGTATCTGAGATGGTGAGTTGCAACTCTTCATAAGGCTTCCATCTATTGGGTAAGCTTAAAGATTACCTTGCTGATGCTTTATCTGTCAATTATTTCTACAGGAAGGAAAACTTGAGCTTCTTGAAAGCAAACAGGTTATATTTGTAATTCTGAACTGAAATGAGTATCttcttgattaatttattacttatttgatttgaactgTTTGATATATTCATCCTTTTGTTGAATATCATACAGGATATGTCTAACTCAGGCCTCTTGTATTTGTGCCAATATGCTGGAAGCTTGAAAGATGCTCTAAATACAAAACCCTTTCAGGTTAGATAGTCTATCTATGCCTTGTATCTCCATCAGGATAATGAGTGAGCCAAAATAGATTTCTCCATTGCAAGAATAGCATGCTTTGTTAAATTCTGTTTACACCTATACCCCTTTTCTTCTAACGCAAAAACCTAATTGCATCTTTCTCTTAGTACTGAAGGATGAATGATGGGCTTTTGGATTGTTTTGGATTTATCATCTCTAATTCTATGTGAAGTTACTAATTAAGTTGTTACTTTCCTTACTACAACAGGAGGTCAAGGCGAAGCTAGCAAATCCTGTGGCAGCAACCTTTCAGGAGGAACCATTGAAGGTATATGAGTTCATTTTCTATACTGTAATCCTGTTTTCTTTCTCCTATGACACTGtctaacaaatatatatcagGGTCTCCAATTCCTGGCTGATACTGATGAGTCAGCAGTGATTAAGAAATCAATTATAAACACGAAGAAAAGTGACATTACCAACCTTACAGGAAAAGTTATGGTCACTAAGACAAAGATACACCGGTCATATCCAGTAGGACTTTCTCTGGCTCAAGACATTAAAAGGTCCGACATGtgattttttggtttcttaCATAGATGATAACATTTTCGCTGTCACACGAAGATTTAATTTCTATTTGTTCTGGGGTGGGGAGAGGAATTGATTAAGTTGATTTGGTCATCAAAATATATAGAGCTTGCATATTGTTGGGACTGCAATGTTGTAATCCTatgcaagaaaaaaataaagcacaATGATCTCAGATTCTTCAGTTCTGTCATTAATGTAAGTAGTTGAGTAAAGTTGTTCAAAAAAACATTTAGGTGAAAAGTGATCGTGGATGAGTCTGAACCCAAGACCAATTTGTGTTTTGTACAATTAGCTGTTTTGAAGGATTTTGAGTATGAATATTGAGATGTCATTTATTATCATGATTAGGAGGATAGACATAAGAAAAGTCAGTAAtaccattttaataaaattctatcACTTGAATGCAGTAATTTTTAGAATCCTTGTGTTTTATGGTCTCCAAATTAAACTTCTAGatgatttgtttatttatttaattatttttgagaatATTAATATAGTATTAATGTGTGTTGGGgttgaattcaaaccgaatcaaatttaagttcacTTACACTTGAGGGCAACTCAATTTGAGTAGAGTCAAGTTTAAGTTTGTTGAGCCCATCTCAAATGTGTTTTGAGTTTACCTTGTTAAAGaggagttgaatttgaattgagattttAGAGTGGTTTGTTATTgtagttaaataaaaattgattaaaatgatactattttaatacgtatttatcaaaataatattattttagtcgatttgaatcaaaaattttcaagctcttaaattgaatattcttaaagtttaaattcaaaaatatttaatttctagatttaagtttgaatttatttatgttgaatTTGTTTTGGATACAAGTTTGTATCGAGTTTGctcgaatttaaataaatttaattcaaatttaatgcTATTGTGTGCACCCTTGTGATGAAAATCCTTAATCGGCAAATGCATTTTAATGTACATTACTTAGGAAACAATAAACTCAACAAGATAGATTACTAGGACGTGCCTAGGGTAAGATTTGAGTTGAATCGAGTTTGAACTCGtgaaactcaaactcaaattcggtttatttttttttattaaaacgacatcattttaatatatattgattaaaacgacatcattttatattaaaatttttaattataaaatctgacgagtagttcaaattcgagtttgatcGAGCTTGGCTAAGGTTGGCTTGTTTTGGatttatttgaatgaatttaaactcaaatttaaataaattcgatttgaatttaaccgTAGAGGTACccaaaaccaaattgaattcaCAAAGTTATCGTACATATGAAGCTGGCGGCGAGGGGCAGTTAAGGAAGTGAATTAGGCTGGCTGGGCTAGGTCGGTGGAAGCCCATAAATATCAACTTGAGCCTTGAACTTATCTGTTGGTTCGCGGCAGCTAGGGTTACTCTAAGAACCTTTTGGAAAGTTGCTACTTTTTTAACTCTCCACCTCTTCTTCGCGAAAGGTATCGgatttttctgtttatttattGGTTATTCgttcaattcttcttctttttttcgaataaatttccatatttttcgATTAAATTTCTAGGTTTCTTATTGGAATTTGCTGTTTTACCATCTCTTTAAGTTTAACCATATTTACGCTGAAATTCGATCTCTCTTTTTGCCTTTTAACTCGGTATGTTAATTGAAACTTTGCATCCttgatttttaattcttttttaatccTTGTTTGAGCGGTATGTTACGTGATTAGAATAAGTATTATTGAATTATGTGTTTGATCgtgttttcttcaatttaatttgtaaCCTCACTGAATTCATAgattcctttttttgttttttttgctAAATTGGGGTGAAACTTTGTCTTACAAATTTTTGGTCTTCTGAATCTTCCCAAAAATAATTAAGGAAGTCCAATTTTATGTTGAAGTGTTGGACACTTTGTTCTGCGAATTTccgttctttttttttatttttcaaaaattataatgaagCTTTGATTTTGGTGACAAATTTGTTCAACTTTGTTTGACAAATTTCTGGTTCTtctaaattttccaaaatttttaatgaaaaaaactcTAGTTCTGATtctaaatttgtttgaattgaaactttttttttttccggtaATTTGTTTGAAACTTTGCTTTGCAAATTTTTGGGTGTATTGaattttatccaaaatataACTGAAACTCAATTTCTGATTTAATATGTATATCATGGTAATCAATTGATTTAtgtgtttaatttatattgtcATGCTTGTTCTGTTTTTTGCAATAAGTAATACTGTATTGATAACAGGTTCAGAAAACATGCCGAAGAACAAGGGAAAGGGAGGAAAGAACAGGAAGAGGGGAAAAAACGAAGCAGATGATGAGAAGCGTGAGCTTTTGTTCAAGGAAGATGGGCAAGAGTATGCCCAAGTTCTTCGCATGCTTGGTAATGGGCGGTGTGAAGCTATGTGCATTGATGGCACCAAACGTCTTTGCCACATCCGTGGGAAGATGCACAAGAAGGTTTGGATTGCAGCTGgtgatataattcttgttggGCTCCGTGACTATCAAGATGACAAGGCCGATGTCATCCTCAAATACATGCCTGATGAGGCAAGGCTTCTGAAGGCATATGGTGAGCTTCCAGAGAACACTCGTCTCAATGAGGGTATTGCTGGTGGTCTGGATGAGGAGGATGAAGGGGCTGGTGATGATTACATTGagtttgaagatgaagatattGATAAGATCTAAACTTTATAGAAAATGACTCTGGTTggggtttatttttaattttaaaaaagataatgCCAATGCACTGGTATTTGAAAACCAAAAATGATTTGTTTTGCTCTTTATAAGTTCGGATATGGTGAGTTTATTATATTCTGTGTGAGGTATTACTTGCTTATGGTTTTCCCGAGTTTTGCCTTCTTTTTGTATATTGTATTGGTTCAGGCCTTTTTCTGTTTCATTGTAAGTTTATGGAGTTAGGAGCAATGTTTTCTGAGATGTGATTTGAATGGCTAGGCTTTTTTACAGTGGTGTAATGCGATGATACATGATGTTCTTGTTTCCTTATCTTACATGCTTATTGCATCTCTTGCCAATTTGCAAAATAAAGAGGGTTGGTAGGCTCTTTACTTCTCTAGGAGGCGATTTTGAATGGTACAAgggatttattatttatataggcCGTACACTCATGAATAAATTCTAGGTAGAAAGTAAGAGACTCTAGTTTTCTTGAAAGATAGAAAGCAACCTGGATTTGTCACTAGATAGGCTAAATATGCAATCTCTAAGTGGAAGCATCTTTGCACTTCACTTCTTTTTGTTCCGTGGTTGCTTTTGCTTGTTCTTCTTATCAATATCAAACTCCTTTGGACTGTCCTTGCTTACCTGTAACAAggaaatcaaatttgtttaagaAGTTGAtatgtattgaaaaaaaaagatggaaagTATCTATTGCCACATTCTTATGTCTCTCTTGTTTTTCATCCCTTAATTTTATTCTACTGGGTTTTTTGTACTCTCCTACTTGCTAGACTGAGGAAGTTTTACTTTGCTGCGTTCTTTTGGCCATGGATGGCTTGGTGCAGTTTTCTTCCTTGACACTCTTGTTGCCTTCAGTCTGTTTTTCCTAGGCTTGAAGCCATCAATCTCTTTAGGTGAATTCACTGAAAAACTTTCAATTTGAATAGCTATCTCATTAGATCCACAACTCTCCTCCTGTTCTTCCCCTGCTACATTGAAATGTCTTTTAGACACCAAGAACTCTTGATTGTTGTTAAATTGCTCAAGTTGCTTGCTTAAATGACTTTCAACCAGGGGGTTCACAGGAAGACGGGTTGCCATCCACCGTTCTAGCCAACTCCACCCTGTGTCCAGTTCCGCGCCATGGGTTCTATTCTGCTTCTTTTTTGAACAAATTCTTAGCTACAGATCAGGCAATTAAAGTTAGTTCAGCACTAAACTTGAtttctttgttttcatttattacTTTATGTTGGCTTTACCTGCTGTGAAAAGGCATAAGCTAGAGCTCTCTCACGCCTGGTTGTTGCTTCCAGCCTGTTCTGAATCCTCATTTTGGATACATTGCTACTCACTGTGCTATCATCCCACTCTTCCTGTTAATTTCATGTCATAAAATAAATCCAATAAGCTGAAATTACACTAGTGCTCCAACGTCTGCCACTTCATCTATTTATTACTTTCTGAGAATCCATCAGAATTCCCAGTTCGGCTCAATCTGGAAATCGATTTGATTAAGTTtggattaaacttttaactttgGTATTAGAGGTTAGAGGTTCATGTCCttttaattttacctttatcttgATAATTCGGGTTCTGGCTTTTTGCTGCATCTTTCGAGGTAGGGCCATACTTTCTTCTCCAACTGAGAAAACTGATACAGAATTTCCTGTTTGAACTTCAACTGATGTCCCCATAGACTCCCTACTTGGACTCCGTGTCACTGCAAGAG includes these proteins:
- the LOC123195502 gene encoding uncharacterized protein LOC123195502 isoform X1, with product MALQAGVQTSKVLILLGAGLTGSIVLRSGRLSELIAQLQELLKGVDEVQTSPFKYDSALLAAQIRQLSQEIKELALSNPVTIFNGSSSSSGSYASYLMPAAALGAMGYCYMWWKGLSFSDVLFVTKHNMINAVATVSKQLEHVSEAVASTKRNLSKRLETVDWKLEEQMEMSKLITNDVNTMKSNLSEIGCDIEMIHQMVSEMEGKLELLESKQDMSNSGLLYLCQYAGSLKDALNTKPFQEVKAKLANPVAATFQEEPLKGLQFLADTDESAVIKKSIINTKKSDITNLTGKVMVTKTKIHRSYPVGLSLAQDIKRSDM
- the LOC123195502 gene encoding uncharacterized protein LOC123195502 isoform X2 produces the protein MALQAGVQTSKVLILLGAGLTGSIVLRSGRLSELIAQLQELLKGVDEVQTSPFKYDSALLAAQIRQLSQEIKELALSNPVTIFNGSSSSSGSYASYLMPAAALGAMGYCYMWWKGLSFSDVLFVTKHNMINAVATVSKQLEHVSEAVAVNTMKSNLSEIGCDIEMIHQMVSEMEGKLELLESKQDMSNSGLLYLCQYAGSLKDALNTKPFQEVKAKLANPVAATFQEEPLKGLQFLADTDESAVIKKSIINTKKSDITNLTGKVMVTKTKIHRSYPVGLSLAQDIKRSDM
- the LOC123196646 gene encoding eukaryotic translation initiation factor 1A; the protein is MPKNKGKGGKNRKRGKNEADDEKRELLFKEDGQEYAQVLRMLGNGRCEAMCIDGTKRLCHIRGKMHKKVWIAAGDIILVGLRDYQDDKADVILKYMPDEARLLKAYGELPENTRLNEGIAGGLDEEDEGAGDDYIEFEDEDIDKI
- the LOC123196645 gene encoding protein IQ-DOMAIN 33; protein product: MGITVEFVRSVFSRNRSAGTQDSNDLEARNNMAEKRRWSSVRSYLCSDEFNSVLAEEDSASVKSSEATVAQPIQEDFTDKGELQSEDTKEKHNSISKLFHEEDAAIIIQTAFRCFLARHRHEENKLKDGKQEALAVTRSPSRESMGTSVEVQTGNSVSVFSVGEESMALPRKMQQKARTRIIKIKEEWDDSTVSSNVSKMRIQNRLEATTRRERALAYAFSQQLRICSKKKQNRTHGAELDTGWSWLERWMATRLPVNPLVESHLSKQLEQFNNNQEFLVSKRHFNVAGEEQEESCGSNEIAIQIESFSVNSPKEIDGFKPRKNRLKATRVSRKKTAPSHPWPKERSKVSKDSPKEFDIDKKNKQKQPRNKKK